The following is a genomic window from Rhodoferax sp. PAMC 29310.
ATAGGCCTTGAGCGCGGGTGCCAGGTCATCCAGCGTGGGCTTGGCGGGTGTTTTGACTTTGCCGGCGGCAGAGCCTTTGGTGGCTGGGGCTTCAGTGCTTGTGGCGGGGGTTCCGTTTTCAAGCTCCTTGACAAGGCGCATGAATCCATTGGCGGCCTCTCCGCTGGTTTCAGCGTAGTCGCCGTCCAGTCGGTAAAGGCCGGCACCGGCGTGGGTGTCAAAAACGGTGAGGGCGGTGTCCTTTTGCAGCAGGTGCTGCAGCATGGCCACCAGCACGGTGTGTTTGAGGACGTCGGCATGATTGCCGGCATGAAAGGCGTGTCGATAACTGAACATGCCGAATTTTAACCGGCGGCCGACAAACTTTGTATAATCTTGGGCTTCGTAGCGATTTTGTAGCTCCGCGACGAGGGCTCCCTTCCGGCTTTACGGCCAGAAGACGGGTAAACCTACCTAAGAGATTCCCATCAGAGGAACGCCGACCGTAGAAAAGAGCAGCAAGGAAGCCAACCCCTTAGGTTGGACAAACCCTCTTTTATTGAGAAACTCATGACAAAAACTTTCAGCGCAAAACCCGCTGAGGTCGTGCACGAGTGGTTTGTGATTGACGCGACCGATAAGGTCCTCGGACGAGTAGCCAGCGAAGTTGCTCTCCGTTTGCGCGGCAAACACAAGGCCATTTACACGCCTCACGTTGACACTGGTGACTTCATCATTGTCGTAAACACAGATCGCCTGCGCGTGACCGGTGCCAAGCCGATCGACAAGGTGTATTACAGCCACTCCGGCTACCCAGGTGGCATTTCTGCCATCAACTTCCGTGACATGCAAGCCAAATTCCCCGGCCGCGCTTTGGAAAAAGCCGTCAAGGGTATGTTGCCTAAAGGCCCATTGGGCTACGCCATGATCAAGAAGCTCAAGGTCTACGGTGGTGCAGAGCATCCCCATACCGCCCAGCAGCCCAAAGTATTGGAAATTGCCGGCATTTCTGCCGATGCCATTAAGAGGGAGTCTGCCAAATGATCGGTGATTGGAACAATGGTACCGGCCGTCGCAAATCCAGCGTCGCCCGAGTTTTCCTGAAAAAGGGCTCCGGCCAGATCGTCGTGAATGGCAAAGACATCGAAAAGTTTTTCGGTCGTGCTACTTCTATCATGATCTGCAAACAGCCTCTGCTGCTGACTAACCACGCTGAAACGTTTGACATCATGGTCAACGTGGCTGGCGGCGGTGAGTCTGGTCAAGCTGGTGCAGTGCGCCACGGTATCACCCGCGCTTTGATCGACTACGACGCAACACTCAAGTCTGAGCTGAGCAAAGCAGGTTTCGTGACTCGCGATGCCCGTGAAGTTGAGCGTAAGAAAGTCGGCTTCCACGGCGCTCGTCGTCGTAAGCAGTTCAGCAAGCGCTAAGTTTCACGACTCTTCGCTCGCTCTACGCGACAAAGCAGCCGCCAGAATGCAGATTCTGGCGGCTGTTTGCATTCAGGACGTTAGACTCCCCCCTCCATGCGACTTCGACTCCTTATTCGACGACTGACAGTTAGCGCCCCCCGTGTGTCGGTGCGCAGTGCGCTGCCCTGGCCGTTTCGCTGGATTGTGCTGGCGACGGTGTTTGGTTTTTGCGCCGCCATTGCCTTGTGGGCGTTTGAGTTCGGTAAAGACATTGCCGGGCTGGATCACAACACCAAAGCGGAGTTGAAAGAAACCAGGGCCGAACTGGTGACCTTGCGCGAGGAGATGGCGCAATTGAAAGCGATGCAAGATCAGGCGCAATCGGTGGCCAATACCGCAGATACCCTGTTGTTGGCTGAAAAAGCATCGTTTGAGAAGCTGGCTGTGCTGAACAAGCAACTGGAAGCGACCAATCGCAGCTTGCGCGATGACCTGGGTTTTTTCGAGCAGTTGATTCCAGCCGTGGGTGGTGATAGTCTGGCCATCCGCAGTTTGCAGGCCGAGCGTTTGAATGACGCGGAGTTGAAGTGGCAGGTGCTGCTGGTTCAAGCGGTTCGCAATCCACCGGAATTTGACGGTCAGCTGGCGCTGAGTTTTGCAGGGTTTCAAAATGGCAAACCATGGATGGCGACCTTGCCGACAGGGAGTCAAGCCATCAAATTCAAGCAGTACGGCCGCATTGAGGGCATTTTTGAGTTGCCTGCGCAGGTCGTCGTCAAAAGCGTGACGGCCAAGGTCATGGTTGGTGCGGTGGTCAAGGTGGTTCAATCGGTCAAGCTTTGACCCGGTTCGTGGAAATTAACATTGAGGATGTCGACGTGTTCAACAAGCAAAAACAACCTGCCATCAAATGCCTGATTGGCGAAACCAGCCGGATTGATGGCAATCTGTCGTTTTCGGATGGCTTGAGAGTCGATGGTACGGTGGTGGGCAATGTGAGTGCTGGCAAGGGCTTGTCGAGCATGTTGGTGATATCGGAGACCGCGACGGTCACCGGTGAATTGCATGCCGATCATGTGATCGTGAACGGAACGGTTCACGGCCCCGTTCATGCACGAGTGATGCTGGAGTTGCAGCCCAAAGCCCGCATTCATGGTGACGTGCATTACACGGTGCTGGAGATGCACCGTGGTGCCCTGGTGTCCGGGCAGTTGCGTCCCATCGTTGACGCCGGTGAAGCCAAGACCAAGGATGTAAAAAGCGAAACACTTGGAGAGGCGGACGAGGAAAAGCCCACACTCAAGTTAGCGGCAAATAACCATCGTCAGAATTCCTGACTGAATTGCTGTAGTATTCAAGTGATTCAATTTTTCGGAGTATTCCATGAGCGCCGTTGCAGAAAATTTATCCCCCGAAATGCCGAGCCCGATTCTGTTCACCGACAGCGCGGCGGCTAAAGTGGCTGACCTGATTGCCGAAGAAGGCAATCCCGATTTGAAGCTGCGTGTCTTCGTGCAGGGTGGCGGATGTTCCGGGTTTCAGTATGGTTTCACGTTTGATGAAATCACCAATGAAGACGACACAACCATGACCAAGCATGGTGTCTCCTTGCTAATCGACGCCATGAGCTACCAGTACCTGGTGGGCGCAGAGATTGACTACAAAGAAGATTTGCAGGGCGCGCAATTCGTGATCAAAAACCCGAATGCCCAATCTACCTGCGGTTGCGGTTCGAGCTTTACGACCTGACGGTTGTTTGCTTTCGCCCAGTCAAGCTGGGTAGATTGCACCAGAGATACGGGCGCCACGGGCGCCCGTTACTGTTTTAAGGCTGGTGGTTTGACGCAAGGCAGTCTTGCTGGCCAACCAGGCAAAAGCGGTGGCCTCCACTTGCTGGGGCGGCAGGCCATGAGACTCTGAGGAGTCGACCTCCACGTCGGGCAGCAGGGCCTGAATGCGGCGCATCAAATGGCCGTTGAAGGCACCGCCGCCACAAATAATCAGCTGCCGCGCGTCGTCGCCATACTGTTGGACACTGGTGGCGCAGGCCGTGGCCGTCAATTCAGTCAGTGTGGCTTGCACGTCCACGGGTGCCACTGAAGAAAATCCATCCAACCGCCAGTTCAGCCAGGTCGGGTTGAATAAATCCCGGCCAGTGCTTTTGGGGGCAGGTTGGGCGAAGTAGGGCTCTTCAAGCAGGCGGTTCAAAAGGCCGTCGTGAACGCGTCCAGCGGCAGCCCAGGCGCCATCGGCGTCATAAGCTTGTTCTCGGTGTTGCTGGCACCAGGCGTCCATCAAGGCATTGCCGGGTCCGCAGTCGAAGCCCTGCACGTCGTCGGCCATGTTGGGGCCGATCACGGTCAGGTTGGAAATACCGCCAATATTGAGTGCCGCGATGGTCTCACCCGGACGACCAAACACCGATTGATGAAACGCAGGCACCAACGGCGCACCTTGTCCGCCGGCGGCAATGTCGCGGCTGCGAAAGTCGGCGACCACATCAATGCCCGTCAATTCAGCGAGCAATGCGGGGTTGTTGAGTTGCAGGGTGTAGCCTGTGCCGTCATAGGCTTGAGGCTGGTGACGTACCGTTTGACCGTGGGCTCCGATGGCGGCGACTTGAGCCGCATTGAGGCCGGTCTTGTGCAGCAGTTGCGCCACGATATGAGCGTAGACGCGCACCAAAGCGTTGGCAGCCAGTGCGGACCGGTGAATCTCGTTGACGCCTGGTGTGTTGAGTGCCAGCAATTCGTCCGCAAGCGCTTGTGAAAGTGGTGCGTTGACGTGGGCGACGACTTTAAGTCGATCTCTTGAGAGATCGACCAAAACGCCGTCCACACCGTCCAGCGAGGTGCCGGACATCAGGCCAATAAACAGGTCGGACACGCCGATCTCGCTGTTTGGCGCTGGTCGGCTTACTGGATTCCTGCAGGCAGCAGGGAGTAGGCGGCGTTCAGAGCCACGCGATTTTCAGCGGCCAAGCGGCTAAACACTGGTTTGGCGCCGGCAGACAGGGGAATTGATTCACTCTGACGCGCAAGAATCAAGGGGTCTTTGGGAACGCCGTTGTCGCGAAATTCAAAGTGCAGGTGAGGCCCAGTGGCCCAGCCCGATGAACCGACTGCACCAATGTTCTGACCCTGGCTCACGCTCTGGCCTTTACGAACATTGATTTTGCTCATGTGCGCATACACCGTGGTTTTTTGCTTGCCATGGTTGATGAATACGACATTGCCGTAGCCATTTTGCACACCGGAAAATTCAACCACGCCATCACCCACACTGCGAATGGGGGTGCCGGTGCTGCCAGCGTAGTCAACACCTGTATGGGCTTTCCAGGTTTTCAAAATGGGATGGAAGCGCATTTTGAAGGCGCTGGTCATGCGGGTGAATTCAAGCGGGGAGGCCAGGAACGCCCGGGTCAGGCTTTGGCCGTCCAGTGTGTAGTAAGCGCCTTTGCCTGCTGAAAGGGTTTGACCATTTGATGCGGTTGCGTTTCGAGCGGGGTCCTGGAACCACATGGCCTGAAAAGTTTTGCCATTGTTCATGAACTCGGTACTGAGCACGCGACCGGTGCGCAGCGGCTCACCGTCGCCCTCGAGTGTTTCATAGACGATCGAGAAACGGTCGCCCTTGCGAAGCGCACGCTGGAAGTCAATGTCACCAGAAAAAATTTCAGCCACTTGAATGGCCACGGCGTCCGGAATGTTGGCGTTATCAGTGGCCGCAAACAGGGAGGACTCGATGGTGCCGCTGGCCAGTTTGCTGGACACAGTGAGGGGAGCCGTTTCGACGCGGGACTGAAAACCAGCGGGAGTTTTCTCAAGAACGAGGCGGTTGAAGTTGCCGCTTTCGTCGGAGGCCCAACGTGCGCTCAGCTTGAGCAGTGAGTTGTCTTCATTGGTTTCTGCAGTGACATTGCGGCCACTTCGGCCCAGCAAGGCGTCGCGGGCAGTGTTGTCCGCACGAATGAAGGCGGCTGCCGCCACGTCGGCAACACCCAGCCGTTTCAGCAAGGTGTCTGCCGTGTCGCTGGAGCGCGTCAGTTCAGAGCGAAACAGCGTCAGGGGTTGGATGGCCAACACATCAGGGGGCGTATACGCTACGCCAGCCTCGACGGAGTAAGCAATCTGCTGGACAGGAATGTTTGCCGCATCAGGTCCAAACGAGGCAACCGCATAAGCACCGCCGCCGCCAAGCAGCATGAAGGAGGCGATGAGGGCCGTGATTCGTTTGGGGTGTTGTTGGAGTGATTGAACGACAAAATTGGTCACAACTTTGCTAGCGGGGGTGAGTCCGTTTTTCAAGGTCAGTCTTTCAGGTCAAGGTGCGTGTGCGTGAAGCACAGCCAAAAAATGGGGGGTCGAGCCTTGGTCATTTAAAATCGAAGGCTAGAGCAGTCGGACATTATAACTTTGCCTCCCTTTCTCGCATCAAGTAAAACCCTTATGAATCAAGCGTTAACGCCCCCATTTCCTGTAACAAAACGTGTTGAAGAGGCCTTGGCAATCACCTTGCGCGGTTGTGATGAACTGATTCCGCAGGAAGATTGGGTGAAAAAGTTGGCTCGTTCCGAGGCCACTGGCGTGCCGCTGCGCATCAAGCTGGGCTTGGATCCGACGGCGCCTGATATCCACATTGGCCACACCGTGGTGCTCAACAAGATGCGCCAGTTGCAGGATTTGGGTCACACCGTGATCTTCCTGATCGGTGATTTCACTAGCCTGATTGGGGACCCGTCTGGGCGCAACAGCACGCGCCCGCCGCTGACGGCTGAGCAGATCAAGGTCAATGCCGAGACCTACTACCGCCAGGCCAGCATGGTGCTGGATCCGACCAAAACCGAGATCCGCTACAACAGCGAATGGTCCGACGCGCTGGGCGCGCGCGGCATGATTGAGTTGGCGTCGCGCTACACCGTGGCGCGCATGATGGAGCGCAACGATTTTCATGACCGGTTCAAATCCGGCACGCCCATCAGCGTGCACGAGTTTCTGTACCCGTTGATGCAGGGTTACGACAGCGTGGCGCTCAAGAGCGACCTGGAGTTGGGTGGCACGGACCAGAAATTCAACCTCTTGATGGGACGCCACTTGCAGGCCGAGTACGGGCAAGAGCCTCAGTGCATCTTGACCATGCCCTTGTTGGAAGGCCTGGACGGCGTTGAGAAAATGTCCAAGAGCAAGAACAATTACATCGGTATCTCCGAAGAACCCAACACCATGTTCGCCAAGGTGTTGAGCATCTCTGACGTGTTGATGTGGAAGTGGTTTACTTTGTTGAGCTTCAAGAGCGAGGCCGAGATTGCAGCCCTCAAGGCCGAGGTGGATTGTGGGCGCAACCCGAA
Proteins encoded in this region:
- the rplM gene encoding 50S ribosomal protein L13, translated to MTKTFSAKPAEVVHEWFVIDATDKVLGRVASEVALRLRGKHKAIYTPHVDTGDFIIVVNTDRLRVTGAKPIDKVYYSHSGYPGGISAINFRDMQAKFPGRALEKAVKGMLPKGPLGYAMIKKLKVYGGAEHPHTAQQPKVLEIAGISADAIKRESAK
- the rpsI gene encoding 30S ribosomal protein S9; the encoded protein is MIGDWNNGTGRRKSSVARVFLKKGSGQIVVNGKDIEKFFGRATSIMICKQPLLLTNHAETFDIMVNVAGGGESGQAGAVRHGITRALIDYDATLKSELSKAGFVTRDAREVERKKVGFHGARRRKQFSKR
- a CDS encoding DUF6776 family protein, with amino-acid sequence MRLRLLIRRLTVSAPRVSVRSALPWPFRWIVLATVFGFCAAIALWAFEFGKDIAGLDHNTKAELKETRAELVTLREEMAQLKAMQDQAQSVANTADTLLLAEKASFEKLAVLNKQLEATNRSLRDDLGFFEQLIPAVGGDSLAIRSLQAERLNDAELKWQVLLVQAVRNPPEFDGQLALSFAGFQNGKPWMATLPTGSQAIKFKQYGRIEGIFELPAQVVVKSVTAKVMVGAVVKVVQSVKL
- a CDS encoding polymer-forming cytoskeletal protein, with the protein product MFNKQKQPAIKCLIGETSRIDGNLSFSDGLRVDGTVVGNVSAGKGLSSMLVISETATVTGELHADHVIVNGTVHGPVHARVMLELQPKARIHGDVHYTVLEMHRGALVSGQLRPIVDAGEAKTKDVKSETLGEADEEKPTLKLAANNHRQNS
- the erpA gene encoding iron-sulfur cluster insertion protein ErpA, with the translated sequence MSAVAENLSPEMPSPILFTDSAAAKVADLIAEEGNPDLKLRVFVQGGGCSGFQYGFTFDEITNEDDTTMTKHGVSLLIDAMSYQYLVGAEIDYKEDLQGAQFVIKNPNAQSTCGCGSSFTT
- a CDS encoding anhydro-N-acetylmuramic acid kinase, whose product is MSGTSLDGVDGVLVDLSRDRLKVVAHVNAPLSQALADELLALNTPGVNEIHRSALAANALVRVYAHIVAQLLHKTGLNAAQVAAIGAHGQTVRHQPQAYDGTGYTLQLNNPALLAELTGIDVVADFRSRDIAAGGQGAPLVPAFHQSVFGRPGETIAALNIGGISNLTVIGPNMADDVQGFDCGPGNALMDAWCQQHREQAYDADGAWAAAGRVHDGLLNRLLEEPYFAQPAPKSTGRDLFNPTWLNWRLDGFSSVAPVDVQATLTELTATACATSVQQYGDDARQLIICGGGAFNGHLMRRIQALLPDVEVDSSESHGLPPQQVEATAFAWLASKTALRQTTSLKTVTGARGARISGAIYPA
- a CDS encoding M23 family metallopeptidase produces the protein MKNGLTPASKVVTNFVVQSLQQHPKRITALIASFMLLGGGGAYAVASFGPDAANIPVQQIAYSVEAGVAYTPPDVLAIQPLTLFRSELTRSSDTADTLLKRLGVADVAAAAFIRADNTARDALLGRSGRNVTAETNEDNSLLKLSARWASDESGNFNRLVLEKTPAGFQSRVETAPLTVSSKLASGTIESSLFAATDNANIPDAVAIQVAEIFSGDIDFQRALRKGDRFSIVYETLEGDGEPLRTGRVLSTEFMNNGKTFQAMWFQDPARNATASNGQTLSAGKGAYYTLDGQSLTRAFLASPLEFTRMTSAFKMRFHPILKTWKAHTGVDYAGSTGTPIRSVGDGVVEFSGVQNGYGNVVFINHGKQKTTVYAHMSKINVRKGQSVSQGQNIGAVGSSGWATGPHLHFEFRDNGVPKDPLILARQSESIPLSAGAKPVFSRLAAENRVALNAAYSLLPAGIQ
- the tyrS gene encoding tyrosine--tRNA ligase, translated to MNQALTPPFPVTKRVEEALAITLRGCDELIPQEDWVKKLARSEATGVPLRIKLGLDPTAPDIHIGHTVVLNKMRQLQDLGHTVIFLIGDFTSLIGDPSGRNSTRPPLTAEQIKVNAETYYRQASMVLDPTKTEIRYNSEWSDALGARGMIELASRYTVARMMERNDFHDRFKSGTPISVHEFLYPLMQGYDSVALKSDLELGGTDQKFNLLMGRHLQAEYGQEPQCILTMPLLEGLDGVEKMSKSKNNYIGISEEPNTMFAKVLSISDVLMWKWFTLLSFKSEAEIAALKAEVDCGRNPKDAKVALAKEITARFHSAEAADAAEQDFINRSKGGVPDEIPEVTLPLGEGGAALGIGALLKMAGLAASSGEGNRLIDGGGVRVDSSVVSDKALKLGAGTYVIQVGKRKFARVTVG